Proteins encoded by one window of Microplitis demolitor isolate Queensland-Clemson2020A chromosome 6, iyMicDemo2.1a, whole genome shotgun sequence:
- the LOC103575726 gene encoding uncharacterized protein LOC103575726, giving the protein MEFKKTELISTFLLIFLTGALASEQEYVEGRFSYVCLDDSVVVKFSQYGVFKINMYTDAVREDQDKDTECSRHFTLHEPAVKEFNFKSCAYGSRLFPLIIQEQNPGTVLTHDFTVNCVENSGYGN; this is encoded by the exons ATGGAGttcaaaaaaactgaattaatatcaacatttCTTCTTATTTTTCTAACGGGCGCACTTGCATCTGAACAAGAATAC GTTGAAGGCAGATTTTCTTATGTTTGCTTAGATGATTCGGTAGTAGTTAAATTTAGTCAATAcggagtatttaaaataaatatgtacacTGATGCTGTAAGAGAAGATCAAGATAAGGACACAGAGTGCTCAAGACACTTTACACTACACGAACCAGCGGtgaaagaatttaattttaaatcctgTGCATATGGGTCCCGATTGTTTCCTTTGATTATCCAAGAACAAAATCCTGGGACAGTCCTTACACATGACTTCACTGTCAATTGTGTTGAGAATTCTGGTTATGgaaactga